The following are encoded together in the Thermosipho japonicus genome:
- a CDS encoding thiamine-phosphate synthase family protein, with protein sequence MKKMLIISGLDPSSGAGLIQDISVATAMGVSIYSTVSAFTVQTLTKSLNVRFRDTNEILEEIKYFDDVGIIKVGIANPEIIEKLRGIYKDTIIVWNPVLQSSNGLKFLDENIVKNYIKLSDFVVVNSEEAEKIGKFDNMIITGGHLEGERIKITYKGKEFYHERLNGNFRGTGCVFTTLFSCLVLKEYPAEEAIKEAGNIILKVLKRSSQRVEVEKLSNDWIKYETLDELNKIMLDIMEIGRYTIPEVGQNVSYAIMGAKNEEEVAKFPGRIRLVNGKPHFIGKATFEGKSHTARMTIEMMKKFPYMRCTTNVRYEEEYIENAKRYGLKVYELKREKEPEEFKNIEGQSLKWGINSIIKNLDNPPDVIYDKGFWGKEAMIRVFARNPQEVIKKVRGIIGLNS encoded by the coding sequence ATGAAAAAAATGTTAATCATTTCTGGGCTTGATCCATCATCTGGGGCTGGATTAATTCAAGATATATCAGTAGCAACAGCTATGGGAGTAAGTATATATTCAACAGTAAGTGCATTTACCGTTCAAACATTAACAAAATCATTAAATGTAAGATTTAGAGATACAAATGAAATTCTTGAAGAAATTAAATACTTTGATGATGTTGGAATTATAAAAGTTGGAATTGCAAATCCAGAAATTATAGAAAAACTTAGAGGAATATATAAAGATACAATAATTGTTTGGAACCCTGTTTTACAATCATCAAACGGCTTGAAATTTTTAGATGAAAATATAGTTAAAAACTATATTAAACTTTCTGACTTTGTTGTTGTAAATAGTGAAGAGGCAGAAAAAATAGGGAAATTTGATAATATGATTATTACTGGTGGGCATTTAGAAGGCGAGCGTATAAAAATAACCTATAAAGGAAAAGAATTTTACCATGAAAGATTAAATGGTAACTTTAGAGGCACAGGTTGTGTATTTACAACTCTCTTTTCGTGCTTAGTTTTAAAAGAATATCCTGCTGAAGAAGCAATAAAAGAAGCTGGGAATATAATTTTAAAAGTTTTAAAAAGATCATCACAAAGAGTTGAAGTAGAAAAGCTTTCAAACGATTGGATAAAATATGAAACCTTGGATGAGCTTAATAAAATAATGTTGGATATTATGGAAATTGGTAGGTATACAATTCCAGAAGTTGGACAAAACGTTTCATATGCAATTATGGGAGCAAAAAATGAAGAAGAAGTTGCAAAATTTCCCGGAAGAATAAGATTAGTCAACGGAAAACCACATTTTATTGGAAAAGCAACTTTTGAGGGAAAATCTCATACAGCCAGAATGACAATTGAAATGATGAAAAAATTTCCATACATGAGATGCACTACTAATGTAAGATATGAAGAAGAATATATTGAAAATGCTAAAAGATATGGCTTAAAAGTTTACGAATTAAAACGTGAAAAAGAACCAGAAGAATTTAAAAATATAGAGGGTCAATCATTAAAATGGGGAATAAATAGTATTATTAAAAATTTAGATAATCCTCCAGATGTGATATACGACAAAGGATTTTGGGGTAAAGAAGCAATGATAAGAGTTTTTGCAAGAAATCCACAGGAAGTAATAAAAAAAGTAAGGGGTATTATTGGCCTAAATTCGTGA
- a CDS encoding sugar phosphate isomerase/epimerase produces the protein MRRLGVSTSVIKSDLRMIKYLTEKFKFSNLFEIGFIDPKYINNLNVIKGKSIGVHSPFIFKLKNHPKLTHSDYHFTFSKILRSAYFAKQIKSEYLIVHYPDALQNDDWNKNLFLLEKLSSILKIRIENTYGNKFFYSKKDYKNLCQDLDLKLCIDIGHLLLDERINPFKFIEFLEEYIEEFHIYYADKKIYKICHHKPWSENKYYIELLRLIMKLDADIVIESTPQCNKDLDKLLKFLGVI, from the coding sequence ATGCGAAGGCTAGGAGTATCCACAAGTGTTATAAAAAGTGATTTAAGGATGATCAAATATTTAACAGAAAAATTTAAATTTTCAAATCTATTTGAAATTGGATTTATAGATCCAAAATATATTAACAACTTAAATGTCATAAAAGGCAAATCTATAGGAGTTCATTCACCATTTATCTTTAAATTGAAGAATCATCCAAAATTAACACATTCGGATTATCACTTTACATTTTCTAAAATTTTAAGAAGTGCTTATTTTGCAAAACAAATAAAGTCAGAATATTTAATAGTTCATTATCCGGATGCACTTCAAAATGATGATTGGAATAAAAATTTATTTCTTCTGGAAAAACTGAGCAGTATTTTAAAAATAAGAATTGAAAATACTTATGGAAATAAATTTTTTTATAGTAAAAAAGACTATAAAAATTTATGTCAAGATTTAGATTTAAAACTATGTATAGATATCGGACATCTTCTTTTGGATGAAAGAATAAATCCTTTTAAATTTATTGAATTCTTGGAAGAATATATTGAAGAATTCCACATTTACTATGCAGATAAGAAGATTTATAAGATATGTCATCACAAACCTTGGAGTGAAAATAAATACTATATTGAATTACTAAGACTAATTATGAAATTAGATGCGGATATTGTTATTGAATCTACACCACAATGTAATAAGGATTTGGATAAACTTTTAAAATTTTTGGGGGTGATTTAA